One segment of Streptomyces sp. TG1A-8 DNA contains the following:
- a CDS encoding tol-pal system YbgF family protein, translating to MAKREPNAALGRLLTESRWTHRQFARAVNRVGTETGILLRYDESAVSHWLGGTVPRGAVRGCILEALSRRLGRPVTHAEAGLPVPRNRSSAAADTVEGVIDLGRLDMDPSRRSVLGAGLFSVAVTIPGWPDVVGRADAIQSGRTSRIGMNEVDMVIAMTERVSELDDEFGGRHARPMAASFMVNTVASYLRADAPEGVRKAMLSAASDLLYLTGYMAVDEGLHGLAQRYYVKALELAGAAEDHLTYCTTLRGMSVQAVDLRHGAKAMELADAAAAASPKAGPRMLAFLVGQQAHAAAQTGDRTGALRRIREAEAAMDRAESRGKAFGSYDPSSLNYHVSQVRYELGDKAGAVDAMQQADRLRPSVYQRTRVHRRGLLAERQLELGHLEAACATWHQALDDYPKVQSGRADDRVKAMFGLLRPHLKNATALDLYDRARTIAPPSLVA from the coding sequence ATGGCCAAGCGTGAACCGAACGCGGCGCTCGGGCGCCTGCTCACCGAGAGCCGCTGGACTCACCGCCAGTTCGCACGGGCGGTAAACCGCGTCGGTACGGAGACCGGGATCCTCCTGCGTTACGACGAGTCGGCGGTGAGCCACTGGCTGGGCGGCACCGTCCCTCGGGGTGCGGTGCGCGGATGCATCCTCGAAGCTCTCTCCCGCCGCCTCGGCCGCCCCGTCACCCATGCCGAGGCTGGGCTGCCCGTTCCACGCAATCGCTCCTCCGCGGCTGCGGATACCGTGGAAGGGGTGATTGACCTGGGGAGGCTGGATATGGACCCGTCCCGCCGGAGTGTCCTGGGTGCCGGCCTGTTCTCCGTGGCCGTCACCATTCCCGGCTGGCCTGATGTAGTCGGGCGTGCCGATGCCATTCAGTCTGGCCGCACGAGTCGCATCGGTATGAACGAAGTGGACATGGTCATCGCCATGACCGAGCGTGTTTCGGAACTGGACGACGAGTTCGGCGGCCGTCACGCACGCCCCATGGCGGCCTCGTTCATGGTCAACACCGTGGCCTCCTACCTGCGCGCCGACGCACCCGAGGGCGTACGCAAGGCAATGCTGTCCGCCGCCTCGGACCTGCTCTACCTGACCGGCTACATGGCCGTGGACGAAGGTCTGCACGGTCTCGCGCAGCGCTACTACGTCAAGGCCCTGGAGCTGGCGGGCGCGGCGGAGGACCACCTGACGTACTGCACCACCCTGCGGGGCATGAGCGTCCAGGCGGTCGACCTCCGCCACGGGGCGAAGGCCATGGAGCTGGCCGACGCCGCTGCCGCCGCCTCCCCGAAGGCCGGCCCTCGGATGCTGGCCTTCCTCGTCGGCCAGCAGGCACACGCCGCCGCGCAGACCGGCGACCGTACGGGTGCGCTGCGCCGCATCCGGGAGGCCGAGGCGGCCATGGACCGTGCCGAGTCACGCGGCAAGGCGTTCGGCTCGTATGACCCCTCTTCGCTCAACTACCACGTCAGCCAGGTCCGTTACGAACTCGGTGACAAGGCCGGAGCCGTCGACGCCATGCAGCAGGCGGACCGGCTCCGCCCAAGCGTGTACCAGCGCACACGAGTACACCGTCGTGGCCTGTTGGCAGAGCGGCAGTTGGAACTCGGCCACCTGGAAGCGGCCTGCGCCACCTGGCACCAGGCCCTCGACGACTACCCCAAGGTGCAGTCCGGCCGCGCCGACGACCGCGTGAAGGCGATGTTCGGTCTCCTTCGCCCTCATCTGAAGAACGCGACGGCGCTCGACCTGTACGACCGAGCACGGACGATCGCACCACCGTCGCTGGTCGCCTGA
- a CDS encoding helix-turn-helix domain-containing protein, with protein MASPPPAVLHADAGRAPELLTVPQVMARLQLGRSAVYDLLRTGQLASITLGRSRRIPTHALTDFIHARLEQEAA; from the coding sequence ATGGCCTCGCCCCCGCCCGCCGTCCTCCACGCGGATGCGGGCCGGGCTCCGGAGTTGCTGACGGTTCCCCAGGTCATGGCCCGCCTCCAGCTCGGCCGCTCCGCCGTCTACGACCTTCTCCGCACCGGCCAGCTCGCCTCGATCACCCTCGGCCGCTCCCGTCGCATCCCCACCCACGCCCTCACCGACTTCATCCACGCTCGCCTCGAACAGGAAGCCGCCTGA
- a CDS encoding DUF2637 domain-containing protein: MAEERFTRRTVTVVMAVIAALAFVFSFGNVWALALRLGVPRPIAPLIAPMVDLSVVGLLVALRFLAMRGVPKAELRSGTRLLHLCGLLTLALNTAEPLLTGRYGRACLDTVAPLLLLGWGHVGPAFLAQFHTPTHPVPQLEAVPTTVPKPVPDEAPAPESAPPTLIPDVVTAPAEESQPAPAPAAALPVTVAKTARPASGPALPTALLDAARRIADTHRTEHEAPITAAQLGTRMGVALPVATAALAQL, translated from the coding sequence ATGGCGGAGGAACGGTTCACCCGGCGCACCGTGACCGTGGTCATGGCGGTCATCGCGGCCCTGGCCTTCGTCTTCTCCTTCGGCAACGTCTGGGCGCTCGCCCTGCGCCTCGGTGTCCCCCGCCCGATCGCACCGCTGATCGCGCCCATGGTGGATCTGTCCGTCGTCGGGCTCCTGGTCGCCCTGCGGTTCCTGGCCATGCGCGGCGTACCCAAGGCGGAGTTGCGGTCCGGTACCCGGCTGCTGCACCTGTGCGGGCTGCTCACCCTCGCACTGAACACCGCCGAACCGCTGCTGACCGGACGCTACGGCCGGGCTTGCCTGGACACCGTCGCCCCGCTCCTGCTCCTCGGCTGGGGCCACGTCGGCCCCGCCTTCCTCGCCCAGTTCCACACCCCCACCCACCCCGTCCCGCAGCTGGAGGCCGTACCCACCACTGTCCCCAAGCCGGTGCCCGACGAGGCACCCGCCCCCGAATCGGCACCCCCGACTCTCATCCCGGACGTCGTTACCGCCCCGGCCGAGGAATCGCAGCCCGCCCCGGCTCCGGCCGCGGCTCTGCCCGTCACCGTCGCGAAGACGGCTCGACCCGCCTCTGGCCCGGCCCTGCCGACTGCCCTGCTGGACGCGGCCCGGCGCATCGCAGATACCCACCGCACCGAGCACGAAGCGCCGATCACAGCAGCCCAGTTGGGGACTCGCATGGGCGTCGCCCTGCCGGTGGCCACCGCCGCCCTCGCTCAGCTCTGA
- a CDS encoding cell division protein FtsK, whose product MEAITGYASYALPITTALIGVWLVWTVVRYVRADKGTRVSMRQAVRVRWGWVRLARMAGLTVTDKTPSLLTQITAQKDSPPPAPRILTPKIKVKPDQYGVIVQARTLPQVGLEEYQKSARFLADAWRCTRVSVLPDGPGKVLIRGVRSDPLTTPTRHRPTGRPLADLTRWELGVDEYAARVCVSLANVPGVTVAGVPGAGKTSGVNKFVCDFAPSPAVQIATADGKVSRASEGDYADLVKRMFAFCGDDLDEANALFKRLVELRKRRSATIRDVLGVKNMWHVAPSPEWPLTVLIIDEAHTFFREYKGSDATTKRLAALTAENARLVEDLVKKGRSVGILVILISQKTTGDAIPTFIRDVCPIGLSFAQKTVEAAVAALGEDIRNWPDASPVTLQDPAYVGVAVMAMQGRPGYTRIRTPYVSDADAARIAEETSHLTADPDLCLDALLRKTGRTAVSTPSLTK is encoded by the coding sequence ATGGAAGCCATCACGGGATACGCCTCGTACGCGCTGCCGATCACTACGGCGCTCATCGGTGTGTGGCTGGTGTGGACGGTGGTGCGCTACGTGCGGGCCGACAAGGGCACGCGGGTCAGCATGCGGCAGGCCGTCCGGGTCCGCTGGGGCTGGGTACGCCTCGCGCGGATGGCCGGACTGACGGTCACCGACAAGACCCCGAGCCTGCTCACGCAGATCACCGCCCAGAAGGACAGTCCCCCGCCCGCTCCCCGGATCCTGACGCCGAAGATCAAGGTCAAGCCCGACCAGTACGGCGTGATCGTGCAGGCCCGGACGCTGCCACAGGTCGGACTGGAGGAGTACCAGAAGTCGGCGCGGTTCCTGGCGGACGCCTGGCGGTGCACGCGGGTCTCCGTGCTGCCGGACGGCCCCGGCAAGGTGCTGATCCGGGGCGTGCGCTCCGATCCGCTGACCACGCCGACCCGCCATCGGCCCACCGGCCGCCCGCTCGCGGACCTGACGCGCTGGGAGCTGGGAGTGGACGAGTACGCCGCCCGGGTGTGCGTGTCCCTGGCCAACGTGCCCGGAGTGACGGTGGCCGGCGTCCCGGGTGCGGGCAAGACCTCGGGGGTCAACAAGTTCGTCTGCGACTTCGCACCGTCCCCGGCCGTGCAGATCGCGACTGCGGACGGAAAGGTGTCACGGGCCTCGGAGGGCGACTATGCCGACCTGGTCAAGCGGATGTTCGCGTTCTGCGGCGACGACCTCGACGAGGCGAACGCGCTGTTCAAGCGCCTGGTGGAGCTGCGCAAGCGGCGCTCGGCGACCATCCGGGACGTGCTGGGCGTGAAGAACATGTGGCACGTCGCCCCCTCTCCGGAGTGGCCGCTCACGGTCCTGATCATCGATGAGGCGCACACGTTCTTCCGCGAGTACAAGGGCAGCGACGCCACCACGAAGCGCTTGGCCGCGTTGACGGCGGAGAATGCCCGGCTGGTGGAGGACCTGGTCAAGAAGGGCCGCAGTGTCGGCATTCTGGTGATCCTGATCAGCCAGAAGACCACCGGGGATGCGATCCCCACCTTCATCCGCGACGTGTGCCCCATCGGGCTGTCCTTCGCGCAGAAGACGGTGGAGGCCGCGGTGGCCGCGCTGGGTGAGGACATCCGCAACTGGCCCGACGCCAGCCCGGTCACCTTGCAGGACCCCGCCTACGTCGGCGTCGCGGTCATGGCGATGCAGGGCCGCCCCGGCTACACCCGCATCCGCACCCCCTACGTCTCGGATGCCGATGCCGCCCGCATCGCCGAGGAGACCTCGCACCTGACCGCCGACCCGGATCTGTGCCTGGACGCCCTTCTCCGTAAGACCGGCCGGACGGCAGTGTCCACGCCCTCGCTCACCAAGTGA
- a CDS encoding GntR family transcriptional regulator, producing MTLPLDDDPRPPYLQAAEVLRAAILSGELQPGERLPSARDLQERFGVASSTVQNALRVLRQEGLVHSVLGRGSYVSLPLDQQDTEEKDGDEGAAGDGPFPPGWRSARAEDNRPPFVRTADTLREEIKEGLFPPGSKLPSARELQERFTIANSTAQNALRLLKSEGLIYAVKGRGVFVRTAPTPGKNYSSKVVQHLQREEIERQARRTAGEFAHLSDAELKALANQIHDELNQARTAYQAALEKGRKITRELAHRGQLAPPLHDDPAAARKELEDRLADAKKHRQQGP from the coding sequence AGTGCTGCGGGCCGCCATCCTGAGCGGCGAGCTTCAGCCCGGCGAGCGCCTGCCGTCGGCGCGCGATCTCCAAGAGCGGTTCGGTGTCGCCAGCTCCACCGTCCAAAACGCCCTGCGCGTCCTGAGGCAGGAAGGGCTCGTCCACTCCGTCCTCGGCCGGGGCAGCTACGTCAGCCTGCCCCTCGACCAACAGGACACCGAAGAAAAGGACGGCGACGAAGGCGCGGCAGGAGACGGCCCCTTCCCTCCTGGGTGGCGTTCGGCCCGCGCAGAGGACAACCGCCCCCCCTTCGTCCGGACCGCGGACACCCTGCGCGAAGAGATCAAGGAAGGACTCTTCCCCCCGGGCAGCAAGCTGCCCTCCGCTCGTGAGTTGCAAGAGCGGTTCACCATCGCCAACTCCACTGCGCAGAACGCCCTTCGTCTTCTCAAGAGCGAGGGGCTGATCTACGCCGTCAAGGGACGCGGCGTCTTCGTCCGCACCGCCCCGACACCCGGCAAGAACTACAGCTCCAAGGTCGTCCAGCACCTCCAGCGCGAGGAGATCGAACGCCAGGCCCGCAGAACCGCCGGCGAATTTGCGCACCTCTCCGACGCCGAGCTCAAAGCGCTTGCCAACCAAATCCATGACGAGCTCAACCAGGCCCGCACGGCGTACCAAGCAGCGCTTGAGAAGGGCCGGAAGATCACCCGCGAACTGGCCCACCGTGGCCAACTTGCGCCACCGCTCCACGACGATCCCGCAGCCGCTCGCAAGGAACTCGAAGACAGACTCGCCGACGCGAAGAAGCACCGCCAGCAGGGCCCCTGA
- a CDS encoding trans-aconitate 2-methyltransferase — protein sequence MTSPDTEAEHVEATNLLYRDPALYDVVQSDSTSAGMCQTLIERHRPDARTLVDFGCGTGRDLEILAKRFECIGVDLQPGMVDYAHQARPGLDIRTGDMRTARLGSRMDVVTCLGNSLAYVHDNEAISQVFATFAAHARPGALLVLCSPVAPITRTEPTTAPVDTPRGPATVTIRHTWDLRTQINTMHRHWSLPSGDEARDEIRRRVLFPRELERYAEGAGFEVLDMFDGTGTGLTGPTAYTVARQNSR from the coding sequence GTGACCAGCCCCGACACGGAAGCCGAGCACGTGGAAGCCACCAACCTCCTGTACCGCGATCCGGCACTCTACGACGTGGTCCAGTCCGACAGCACGAGCGCCGGAATGTGCCAGACCCTGATCGAGCGGCACAGGCCGGACGCCCGGACCCTGGTCGACTTCGGATGCGGCACCGGCCGCGACCTGGAGATCCTCGCCAAGCGCTTCGAGTGCATCGGCGTGGACCTCCAGCCCGGCATGGTCGACTACGCCCACCAGGCCCGGCCAGGGCTGGACATCCGCACCGGCGACATGCGCACCGCACGACTCGGCAGCCGCATGGACGTGGTGACCTGCCTGGGCAACAGCCTCGCCTACGTGCACGACAACGAGGCGATCAGCCAGGTCTTCGCCACCTTCGCCGCCCACGCCCGGCCAGGAGCGCTGCTCGTGCTGTGTTCCCCCGTCGCCCCGATCACCCGGACCGAGCCGACCACCGCCCCGGTCGACACCCCGAGGGGACCCGCGACCGTCACCATCCGCCACACGTGGGACCTGCGGACCCAGATCAACACCATGCACCGGCACTGGAGTCTCCCCTCGGGCGACGAGGCCCGAGACGAGATCCGCAGACGCGTCCTGTTCCCCCGCGAACTGGAACGCTATGCGGAGGGCGCGGGCTTCGAGGTCCTGGACATGTTCGACGGCACAGGGACAGGGCTTACTGGCCCCACCGCATACACGGTGGCCCGACAAAATTCGCGGTGA
- a CDS encoding replication initiator — translation MVTLDLRHVASPAVRDLLQLVNQPDFDRTRQQIERLGGCTEPVRLNGHTTTLNTTTGEVLRSYSSAEEPTGSLLTPCGNRRSSRCPACSRLYAADTYHLIRAGLSGGKTVPDTVRTHPRVFATLTAPSFGPVHNRPDARPCRCGTRHDSTDPLLGTPLNPATYDYTGAVLFNAHASALWARFTTYLRRELAARLGLTQKAARAVLRVSFAKVAEYQKRGLVHFHAVIRLDGPDGSTQSPPPYATVAVLTDAIRAAAPRARISVDSDAVGERELGWGQQLDVREIAAFGTDTEFSDQAVAAYVAKYATKSADASGTLDRALFCRPCQGRGATLLPHGTPLPCSACDGTGQARPLPRLVVARHVRQMIRTCWELGRLPEFADLKLWKWAHMLGFRGHFSTKSRSYSVTLGALRDARRAWRTEQARAHAGLPEPDPTTTLVIGHWDYLGSGYSPGANLLAAAVWHRRELDRQFTAEGGC, via the coding sequence ATGGTCACCCTGGACCTGCGCCACGTGGCAAGCCCCGCCGTACGGGACCTGCTTCAGCTAGTCAACCAACCCGACTTCGACCGGACACGGCAGCAGATCGAACGCCTCGGCGGCTGCACCGAACCCGTCCGCCTGAACGGCCACACCACCACCCTCAACACGACGACCGGGGAGGTGCTGCGCTCCTACAGCTCCGCCGAGGAGCCCACGGGCAGTCTGCTCACCCCGTGCGGCAATCGCCGCTCCTCGCGCTGCCCGGCCTGCTCCCGCCTCTACGCCGCCGACACCTACCACCTCATCCGCGCCGGCCTCTCCGGCGGCAAGACTGTCCCCGACACCGTCCGCACCCACCCCCGCGTCTTCGCCACCCTCACCGCACCCTCCTTCGGCCCCGTCCACAACCGCCCCGACGCACGGCCCTGCCGCTGCGGCACCCGCCACGACTCAACGGATCCGCTGCTCGGTACGCCGCTCAATCCGGCGACGTACGACTACACGGGCGCAGTCCTCTTCAACGCCCACGCCTCCGCCCTGTGGGCCCGCTTCACCACCTACCTGCGCCGCGAGCTCGCCGCCCGGCTCGGCCTCACCCAGAAGGCCGCCCGCGCCGTACTGCGGGTGTCCTTCGCCAAGGTCGCCGAGTACCAGAAGCGCGGCCTGGTCCACTTCCACGCCGTGATCCGACTCGACGGCCCCGACGGCAGCACCCAGTCCCCGCCCCCGTACGCCACCGTCGCCGTGCTCACGGACGCCATCCGCGCCGCCGCGCCACGCGCCCGCATCTCCGTCGACTCCGACGCGGTCGGGGAACGCGAACTTGGCTGGGGCCAGCAGCTCGACGTGCGCGAGATCGCCGCCTTCGGCACCGACACCGAATTCAGCGATCAGGCCGTGGCCGCCTACGTGGCGAAGTACGCCACCAAGTCCGCCGACGCCTCCGGCACCCTCGACCGCGCCCTGTTCTGCCGCCCCTGCCAGGGACGCGGCGCCACCCTCCTGCCCCACGGGACCCCGCTTCCGTGCAGCGCGTGCGACGGCACCGGGCAGGCCCGGCCGTTGCCCCGCCTCGTCGTCGCCCGGCACGTCCGGCAGATGATCCGCACCTGCTGGGAGCTGGGCCGCCTGCCGGAGTTCGCCGATCTCAAGCTCTGGAAGTGGGCGCACATGCTCGGCTTCCGGGGTCACTTCTCCACCAAGTCCCGTTCCTACTCCGTCACGCTCGGCGCGCTGCGCGACGCCCGCCGCGCCTGGCGTACCGAACAGGCCCGCGCCCACGCCGGCCTTCCCGAACCCGACCCGACGACCACTCTCGTCATCGGCCACTGGGACTACCTCGGCTCGGGCTACAGCCCCGGCGCGAACCTCCTCGCCGCCGCTGTATGGCACCGCAGGGAACTGGACCGGCAGTTCACGGCCGAAGGGGGCTGCTGA
- a CDS encoding DddA-like double-stranded DNA deaminase toxin: MISGPGGQSGLLKNLPGRTKANGEHVETHAAAFLRMNPGVRKAVLYIDYPTGACGTCRSTLPDMLPEGAQLWVISPRRTEKFTGLPD, translated from the coding sequence ATGATCAGTGGTCCAGGCGGTCAGTCTGGACTCCTCAAGAACCTCCCAGGTCGTACGAAGGCCAACGGGGAGCACGTGGAGACTCACGCAGCAGCTTTCTTGCGTATGAACCCGGGTGTCAGAAAGGCCGTGCTCTACATCGACTACCCGACGGGGGCCTGCGGAACATGCAGAAGTACATTGCCTGACATGCTGCCCGAAGGTGCTCAGCTGTGGGTGATCTCACCGCGTAGGACTGAAAAATTCACGGGACTTCCTGACTGA
- a CDS encoding site-specific integrase, translating into MTTPRDTPVSRRTRANGDGTIYQRKDGRWEAAGYVLAPGNTRRRVRVYDTTRKEALAKLTEKIAASNRGLPVPSAQGSVAAYLTYWLENVAIHHLRENTYTRYTAVAGLYLIPGLGRKKVAKLTAKDVRTWLNQLRTTCQCCTRRLDAGRDKPRCCAAGNCCSKRLSPLTLAYVHSVLKSALEHAVREEEIPRNVARNVRIGTPRPRRFEPLTAGEARQLLAAAQGHRLHALFELALHTGLRKGELLGLRWEDLDLDAGTAAIRRTLQRTAAGGLTTLPTKTRASERRIALPTRCVQSLKLHHEQQKREREAAGTTWQHDGHVFTTAQGRPIDPTNLTRAFITVLHKAGLRRIRFHDLRHSTATLLLEQGVELVVIKELLGHAHIGVTATVYAHVRLRLQRDAINTLSTALGSPETAETASGDGDEPPPCAALVR; encoded by the coding sequence ATGACCACGCCCCGCGACACCCCCGTCTCCCGCCGTACCCGAGCCAACGGAGACGGCACGATCTACCAGCGCAAGGACGGCCGTTGGGAGGCCGCCGGATACGTCCTCGCGCCGGGCAATACCCGTCGCCGCGTCCGCGTCTACGACACCACCCGCAAGGAAGCCCTGGCCAAGCTCACCGAGAAGATCGCGGCCAGCAACCGCGGCCTCCCCGTACCGTCCGCGCAGGGCAGCGTGGCCGCGTACCTGACGTACTGGCTGGAGAACGTCGCCATCCACCACCTGCGAGAGAACACGTACACCCGCTACACCGCAGTCGCCGGGCTCTACCTCATCCCCGGCCTCGGACGGAAGAAGGTCGCAAAGCTCACCGCCAAAGACGTCCGCACCTGGCTCAACCAGCTCCGCACCACCTGCCAGTGCTGCACTCGCCGCCTCGACGCCGGCCGAGATAAGCCCCGCTGCTGCGCCGCCGGAAACTGCTGTTCCAAGCGGCTCTCGCCCCTGACCCTGGCCTACGTCCACTCCGTCCTCAAGTCCGCCCTGGAGCACGCGGTACGAGAGGAGGAGATCCCGCGCAACGTCGCCCGCAACGTCCGCATCGGCACACCCCGGCCCCGACGCTTCGAACCCCTCACCGCCGGAGAAGCCCGGCAGTTGCTCGCCGCCGCCCAGGGCCACCGGCTGCACGCGCTGTTCGAACTCGCCCTCCACACCGGACTCCGCAAGGGCGAGCTCCTTGGCCTGCGCTGGGAGGACCTCGACCTCGACGCGGGCACCGCCGCCATTCGCCGCACCCTGCAGCGAACCGCCGCAGGCGGGCTCACCACGCTGCCCACCAAGACGCGGGCCTCCGAGCGCCGCATCGCCCTCCCCACCCGCTGCGTCCAGTCGTTGAAGCTCCACCACGAACAGCAGAAGCGCGAGCGTGAGGCCGCGGGCACCACATGGCAGCACGACGGGCACGTGTTCACCACAGCGCAGGGTCGACCGATCGACCCGACCAACCTCACCCGCGCCTTCATCACGGTCCTCCACAAGGCCGGCCTCCGCCGCATTCGCTTCCACGACCTCCGCCACTCGACCGCCACCCTGCTCCTGGAACAGGGCGTCGAACTCGTCGTGATCAAGGAACTCCTCGGCCACGCCCACATCGGCGTCACCGCCACCGTCTACGCCCACGTCCGACTCCGCCTCCAGCGCGACGCCATCAACACCCTCAGCACCGCACTCGGCAGCCCGGAGACCGCCGAGACGGCAAGCGGCGACGGCGACGAACCGCCGCCCTGCGCCGCCCTCGTCCGCTGA
- a CDS encoding asparagine synthase-related protein: MLSMRLRLADLQEPKWRSQGGRWTNGESWIEPANVSTLVMEVNDDQAPRVRVRVKECKRDEADFVELTMEPGQARLAAGVFGTAPLYLTEKAGELHASWDLTLLRPHLQADRLVPRVVARTLTRQHRYTSETLFQGVYRLTERAAATFTPSGLSIHYPDPAEHVLEPRTLRPGVDPLAALDELLTDVTRQAPTATGCVGVELSGGADSGNVALAIKAARFPEVYSFGLLVGGSTGRQQRERRRVLVEHCGFRDTATPAMQHPPFCAGGVRDLCKPHDPAGAFYQEAFDVVREQAAARRCEVMFTGSGGDEINAHHSRTQAELPTPEPVPWLGVKAARALAEVNEHLAPIPVLPVPTLMAFGMHNPGFLRAGIWPVSPLVHPRIVRFMEQLPREHKRGKALFRDRIRRAGLPEWVAAPAEPENFLAVLEKGLRSYGLPVLDDMLKESILVDLGYVDGKALAKARRDADAAPVVPDLLCDVLALEVGLRSLM; the protein is encoded by the coding sequence ATGCTGTCGATGCGTCTGCGCCTGGCCGATCTCCAGGAGCCCAAGTGGAGATCGCAGGGCGGCCGTTGGACCAACGGCGAGAGCTGGATCGAGCCCGCGAACGTGTCCACTCTCGTCATGGAGGTCAACGACGACCAAGCGCCGCGCGTACGGGTCCGGGTGAAGGAGTGCAAGCGGGACGAGGCCGACTTCGTCGAACTCACCATGGAGCCCGGACAAGCCCGCCTGGCGGCGGGCGTCTTCGGCACAGCCCCGCTCTATCTGACAGAGAAGGCCGGCGAACTGCACGCCTCGTGGGACCTGACACTGCTGCGACCGCATCTGCAGGCCGACCGCCTGGTGCCGCGTGTCGTCGCCCGCACGCTGACGAGGCAGCACCGCTACACGTCCGAGACGCTCTTCCAAGGCGTCTACCGCCTCACCGAACGGGCAGCGGCCACGTTCACCCCTTCGGGACTCAGCATCCACTACCCCGACCCCGCCGAACACGTACTTGAGCCACGTACGCTGCGTCCCGGCGTTGATCCACTCGCCGCTCTGGACGAGTTGCTGACCGACGTAACCCGCCAAGCGCCGACAGCAACCGGATGCGTGGGCGTCGAACTGTCCGGCGGCGCGGACTCCGGGAACGTCGCCCTGGCCATCAAGGCGGCCCGCTTCCCCGAGGTGTACAGCTTCGGCCTGCTGGTGGGAGGAAGCACCGGCAGGCAACAGCGCGAGCGCCGGCGGGTCCTTGTGGAGCACTGCGGCTTCCGGGACACGGCCACCCCCGCCATGCAGCACCCACCCTTCTGCGCTGGAGGCGTGCGCGATCTGTGCAAGCCGCACGACCCGGCGGGAGCGTTCTATCAGGAGGCGTTCGATGTCGTGCGCGAGCAGGCAGCCGCCCGGCGCTGCGAGGTCATGTTCACCGGCAGCGGCGGCGACGAGATCAACGCCCACCACTCCAGGACCCAGGCCGAACTGCCGACACCCGAACCCGTACCGTGGCTCGGAGTCAAGGCAGCCCGAGCACTCGCCGAGGTGAACGAGCATTTGGCGCCCATCCCGGTACTGCCCGTACCGACCCTGATGGCGTTCGGGATGCACAACCCCGGATTCCTCCGGGCCGGAATCTGGCCAGTGAGCCCACTCGTGCACCCGCGGATCGTGCGGTTCATGGAGCAACTGCCGCGCGAGCACAAGCGCGGCAAGGCGCTGTTCCGCGACCGGATCAGACGGGCCGGGCTACCCGAGTGGGTGGCCGCGCCGGCCGAACCGGAGAACTTCCTGGCCGTTCTGGAAAAGGGCCTGCGTTCCTACGGTCTGCCCGTACTGGACGACATGCTGAAAGAGTCCATCCTCGTGGACCTCGGCTACGTTGATGGGAAGGCTCTCGCCAAGGCGCGGAGGGACGCCGACGCTGCGCCGGTCGTCCCCGACCTGCTGTGCGATGTGCTCGCCCTGGAGGTCGGACTGCGAAGCCTCATGTGA